Proteins from one Flavobacterium sp. N2038 genomic window:
- a CDS encoding GNAT family N-acetyltransferase has product MKIIAINPSQTWQIRHEVMWPDQPFEFVQLEEDNDGLHFGVFDHDKLVSIVSCFIDGDEMQFRKLATLEDFQGKGIASELLKHILKLAKEKDLRKVWCNARNNKKSFYEKFGMIDTHKIFTKAGQEFTIMEVLL; this is encoded by the coding sequence ATGAAAATCATTGCAATTAACCCCTCGCAAACCTGGCAAATCAGACACGAAGTAATGTGGCCGGATCAGCCTTTTGAATTTGTACAACTGGAAGAAGATAATGACGGATTGCATTTTGGTGTTTTTGATCACGATAAGCTGGTTTCTATTGTTTCCTGTTTTATTGATGGTGATGAAATGCAGTTTAGAAAATTAGCCACATTAGAAGATTTTCAGGGAAAAGGAATTGCATCCGAACTTTTAAAACACATTCTGAAACTCGCAAAAGAAAAAGATTTAAGAAAAGTCTGGTGTAATGCCAGAAACAATAAAAAATCATTTTATGAAAAATTTGGAATGATCGATACCCATAAAATATTTACAAAAGCTGGACAGGAATTTACTATAATGGAAGTTTTATTGTAG
- a CDS encoding efflux RND transporter periplasmic adaptor subunit: protein MKRIILFTGLIAFVCLTSCTTKKEEKEEAEKFTVTNPVRIDTSFTKEYVSQIKSVRNIEIRAQEKGFLQNIYVDEGQFVKAGQLLFKIMPNMYQAELLKAQAEQKSVEIELQNAKLLADKNIVSKNELSVAQAKLQSAKAEVALAKLHLSFTEIRAPFDGTIDRIPLKLGSLIDEGELMTSLSDNSQMFAYFNLSEPEYLQYETNVKDRADNKVALVLANGETFKDKGNVEVIESEFNNETGNIAFRARFPNSAKLLRNGETGQIQMIVPLKNAIVIPQKATYEIQDKKYVFVVDKNNKVSSKEIIITGEIPDLYVIKSGVDENDKILLEGVQKVKENDKIKYEYQAPQKVINNLRVKAE, encoded by the coding sequence ATGAAAAGAATTATCTTGTTCACAGGCTTAATTGCCTTTGTGTGCCTTACTAGTTGTACAACTAAAAAAGAAGAAAAAGAAGAAGCTGAAAAATTCACGGTTACAAATCCCGTAAGAATTGACACTTCATTTACCAAAGAATATGTTTCGCAGATTAAATCTGTGAGAAATATTGAAATTCGTGCCCAGGAAAAAGGGTTCTTACAAAACATTTATGTTGATGAAGGACAGTTTGTAAAAGCAGGACAGTTGTTATTTAAGATTATGCCAAACATGTATCAGGCAGAATTACTTAAAGCACAGGCTGAGCAAAAATCAGTTGAAATTGAACTTCAAAATGCTAAACTGTTAGCAGATAAAAATATCGTTTCTAAAAACGAGTTAAGTGTTGCTCAGGCAAAACTTCAATCAGCAAAAGCCGAAGTTGCTTTAGCAAAACTTCATTTATCATTTACCGAAATCAGAGCTCCGTTTGACGGAACAATCGACCGTATTCCATTAAAGTTAGGAAGTCTTATTGATGAAGGCGAATTAATGACGAGTCTTTCAGACAACAGTCAGATGTTTGCTTATTTCAATCTTTCAGAGCCGGAATATCTTCAGTATGAAACCAATGTGAAAGATCGTGCTGATAATAAAGTAGCATTAGTTTTGGCCAATGGCGAAACTTTTAAAGACAAAGGAAATGTAGAAGTTATCGAAAGTGAATTTAATAATGAAACTGGAAATATTGCTTTTAGAGCAAGATTCCCAAATTCTGCTAAATTACTTAGAAATGGTGAGACAGGACAGATTCAAATGATTGTTCCGCTTAAAAATGCGATCGTAATTCCACAAAAAGCGACTTACGAAATTCAGGATAAGAAATATGTTTTTGTTGTAGATAAAAACAATAAAGTAAGTTCTAAAGAAATTATCATTACAGGAGAAATTCCGGATCTGTACGTGATCAAAAGCGGAGTGGATGAAAATGATAAGATTTTACTTGAAGGAGTTCAGAAAGTAAAAGAGAACGACAAAATTAAATATGAATACCAGGCGCCTCAAAAGGTAATAAACAATTTACGCGTAAAAGCAGAATAA
- a CDS encoding efflux RND transporter permease subunit → MFNKFIQRPVLSIVISLIIVFLGVLSVLNLPITQFPSISPPMVNVTADYPGSNGELMIKSVVIPLERALNGVPGMKYMTSDAGNDGEASIQVVFNLGTDPNQAAINVQNRVASVTNKLPPLVVREGVKITREVPSMLMYVNLYSTDKNTDMKFLYNYADINVLSELKRVNGIGSGDILGTREYAMRIWLKPDRMLAYKISADEVMEALSSQSLEASPGKTGESSGKRSQAFEYVLKYSGRFTTKEQYGNIVIRSNPNGELLRLKDIATVEFGSSMYDIYSNLNGRPSAAIVLKQSFGSNANQVIEDVKAKLEKIKQKFPKGMDYEISYDVSKFLDASIEKVIHTLVEAFILVGLVVFLFLGDWRSTIIPAIAVPVSLVGTFVFMTFFDISLNLITLFALVLAIGVVVDDAIVVIEAVHAKMEEEHLSPFKATKKAMHEIAGAIVAITFLMAAVFIPVAFMSGPVGVFYRQFSITMATAIILSGIVALTLTPALCAMMLKNNHGTPKKRTPINIFIDGFNNKFNLAQGKYQNVLAKIVDRRVVTFVALIGFCLGTWFVSSTVPSGFIPNEDQGMFYAIIQTPPGSSLERTNNIAEKLQKISETVEGVKSVSSLAGYEILTEGTGSNAGTCLVNLEDWNDRKQSVQEIMTELEEKSKDIPGANIEFFQPPAVPGYGAAGGFELRLLDKTGSGDFKKMEAVNKEFVEELNKRPELSNVFSFFSASFPQYMMKVDNDLAQQKGVSIENAMNTLSTLVGSNYEISFIKYGINYKVIVQASPEYRAQPDDILKLYVKNSRDEMVPFSAFMKLEKVYGLSEITRHNMYNSTEISGGAAPGYSSGTAIKVIQEVAAKKLPRGYDIDWAGISADEVAQGNQAIWVFLICLGFVYLVLAAQYESFILPLSVILSLPAGIFGAFLLLKFTGLENNIYAQVAMVMLIGLLGKNAVLIVEFAIQRHAAGKSVLEAAMEGAKARFRPILMTSFAFIAGLLPLAFATGPGKIGNRTIGTAAAGGMLIGTICGVFLIPGLYYIFGRIAEKHKLVKHEEENPLTEEIDNNHV, encoded by the coding sequence ATGTTTAATAAATTTATTCAAAGACCTGTACTGTCGATAGTAATATCGCTTATAATTGTCTTTTTAGGGGTTTTGTCGGTATTGAATTTACCTATTACACAGTTCCCTTCTATTTCGCCTCCAATGGTAAACGTTACTGCGGATTATCCTGGATCAAATGGAGAATTGATGATCAAGTCTGTTGTTATTCCGTTAGAAAGAGCCCTAAATGGAGTTCCGGGAATGAAATATATGACTTCTGATGCCGGAAACGATGGTGAAGCAAGTATTCAGGTTGTTTTTAACTTAGGTACAGATCCTAATCAGGCTGCGATTAACGTTCAAAACCGTGTCGCTTCTGTTACTAATAAACTTCCTCCTTTAGTAGTTAGAGAAGGGGTGAAAATTACACGTGAGGTTCCAAGTATGTTGATGTATGTGAATCTTTATAGTACGGATAAAAATACCGACATGAAGTTCCTTTACAACTATGCTGATATTAATGTACTTTCAGAATTAAAAAGGGTAAATGGTATCGGGTCAGGTGATATCCTTGGTACACGTGAATATGCAATGCGTATCTGGTTGAAACCGGATCGTATGCTGGCTTACAAAATTTCTGCCGATGAGGTAATGGAAGCATTATCAAGTCAGAGTTTGGAGGCTTCTCCGGGTAAAACTGGTGAAAGTTCAGGTAAACGTTCTCAGGCATTTGAATATGTATTGAAATATTCCGGGCGTTTTACTACTAAAGAACAATATGGAAACATCGTAATTCGATCAAATCCTAACGGTGAACTTTTACGTTTGAAAGATATTGCCACTGTAGAGTTTGGAAGTTCGATGTATGATATTTATTCTAACTTAAACGGAAGACCATCTGCGGCAATTGTATTAAAACAATCTTTTGGTAGTAATGCCAATCAGGTTATTGAAGATGTAAAAGCAAAGTTGGAAAAAATAAAGCAAAAATTCCCTAAAGGGATGGATTATGAAATTTCTTATGACGTTTCTAAATTCCTGGATGCTTCTATCGAAAAAGTAATTCATACCCTTGTTGAAGCTTTTATTCTGGTAGGATTGGTTGTGTTTCTTTTCTTAGGAGACTGGCGCTCTACTATTATTCCGGCTATTGCAGTTCCGGTATCGTTAGTTGGAACTTTTGTGTTCATGACATTTTTTGATATTTCATTGAACTTAATTACGTTGTTTGCTTTGGTTCTTGCAATTGGGGTCGTCGTCGATGATGCGATTGTGGTAATTGAAGCCGTTCACGCCAAAATGGAGGAGGAGCATCTATCGCCATTTAAAGCAACTAAAAAGGCGATGCATGAGATTGCAGGAGCAATTGTTGCTATTACCTTCCTGATGGCGGCAGTATTTATTCCGGTTGCTTTTATGTCAGGTCCAGTTGGGGTATTTTACAGACAGTTCTCTATTACAATGGCAACTGCGATTATTCTTTCTGGTATTGTGGCTTTGACTTTAACACCGGCACTTTGTGCAATGATGTTGAAAAACAATCATGGTACACCGAAAAAAAGAACACCAATAAATATATTTATTGATGGTTTTAACAACAAGTTTAACCTTGCACAAGGTAAATATCAAAATGTATTAGCAAAAATTGTAGACAGACGAGTAGTTACTTTTGTAGCTCTTATAGGTTTCTGTTTAGGAACATGGTTTGTTAGTAGTACAGTTCCTTCCGGATTTATCCCAAATGAGGATCAGGGGATGTTTTATGCTATTATTCAGACACCTCCGGGTTCATCATTAGAGCGTACAAATAACATTGCTGAGAAATTGCAAAAGATATCTGAAACGGTAGAAGGAGTAAAATCAGTTTCTTCATTGGCTGGTTATGAAATTTTAACTGAGGGTACAGGATCTAATGCAGGAACATGTTTGGTGAACTTAGAAGACTGGAACGACCGTAAACAATCGGTTCAGGAAATTATGACCGAACTGGAAGAAAAATCAAAAGATATTCCGGGTGCAAATATTGAGTTTTTCCAACCGCCGGCAGTACCGGGTTATGGTGCAGCAGGAGGATTTGAGCTTCGTTTATTAGATAAAACAGGTTCAGGAGATTTCAAAAAAATGGAAGCTGTAAATAAAGAATTTGTAGAAGAATTAAACAAACGTCCGGAATTATCTAACGTATTTAGTTTCTTTAGTGCGAGTTTCCCTCAGTACATGATGAAAGTTGATAATGACCTGGCACAGCAAAAAGGAGTTTCTATTGAGAATGCGATGAACACTTTATCAACTCTTGTAGGTAGTAACTACGAAATTAGTTTTATTAAATACGGAATCAACTATAAAGTAATCGTTCAGGCTTCTCCGGAATATCGTGCTCAGCCGGATGATATTTTAAAATTGTATGTAAAAAATAGTCGTGATGAAATGGTTCCTTTTTCTGCTTTTATGAAGTTAGAAAAAGTATATGGACTTTCAGAAATCACAAGACATAATATGTACAACTCTACAGAGATTAGTGGTGGTGCAGCTCCAGGATATAGTTCTGGTACAGCCATTAAAGTAATTCAGGAAGTTGCAGCTAAAAAACTGCCTAGAGGATACGATATTGACTGGGCAGGTATTTCTGCCGATGAGGTTGCACAAGGGAATCAGGCAATTTGGGTATTCCTTATTTGTTTAGGATTTGTTTACCTGGTATTAGCAGCTCAGTATGAAAGTTTCATTCTTCCGTTATCAGTAATTCTTTCTTTACCGGCAGGTATTTTTGGAGCATTCCTTTTATTGAAGTTTACTGGATTAGAGAATAATATCTACGCTCAGGTAGCCATGGTAATGCTTATTGGTTTACTAGGTAAAAATGCAGTACTGATTGTAGAGTTTGCGATTCAGAGACATGCTGCTGGGAAATCGGTGCTTGAGGCAGCAATGGAGGGAGCAAAAGCAAGGTTCCGTCCAATCTTGATGACTTCATTTGCATTTATCGCTGGTTTATTACCACTTGCTTTTGCAACTGGCCCGGGTAAAATTGGTAACAGAACTATTGGTACTGCGGCTGCAGGAGGTATGCTTATAGGAACCATTTGTGGGGTGTTTTTAATTCCGGGATTGTATTACATATTCGGACGAATTGCAGAGAAACATAAACTGGTTAAACATGAAGAAGAAAACCCATTAACTGAAGAAATTGACAACAATCATGTATAA